From Acidihalobacter aeolianus, a single genomic window includes:
- the rsmI gene encoding 16S rRNA (cytidine(1402)-2'-O)-methyltransferase yields MSIEAGVLYVVATPLGNLGDISERAREVLGGAGLIAAEDTRVAQRLLSHLGVRTRCISLHEHNESARVPAILGVLGSGQAVAVISDAGTPLISDPGYRLVRAVREAGWRVSPIPGPSALIAALSASGLPTDRFVFEGFLPAKGGRRSTHLQALASETGTLVFYESSHRIAASLADMAAVFGPDRPAAVARELTKRFEEIVQASLGELVGWIDGDANRRRGEFVVMVGGAPSVPESTESRVAAATVIRVLAEALPARQAADLAASITGGARQALYREAQKIRRQRQDDEAQDAP; encoded by the coding sequence GTGTCAATTGAAGCGGGAGTGCTGTACGTCGTAGCGACGCCATTGGGAAATCTGGGAGACATCAGCGAGCGGGCCCGCGAGGTCTTGGGTGGGGCCGGGCTGATCGCTGCCGAGGACACGCGTGTGGCGCAGCGTCTGCTGTCCCATCTCGGCGTGCGCACGCGGTGCATCAGCCTGCACGAGCACAACGAGAGCGCACGCGTTCCCGCCATTCTTGGGGTTCTGGGCAGCGGGCAGGCCGTAGCGGTCATTTCGGATGCTGGTACGCCCCTGATCAGCGACCCGGGGTATCGTCTGGTGCGCGCGGTGCGCGAGGCGGGGTGGCGTGTCAGCCCGATTCCGGGGCCGAGCGCGCTGATCGCAGCGCTGTCGGCATCCGGACTGCCTACTGATCGTTTTGTCTTCGAGGGATTTCTGCCGGCCAAGGGTGGGCGACGCAGCACCCATCTGCAAGCGCTGGCAAGTGAAACCGGCACGCTCGTATTTTACGAATCGAGTCATCGTATCGCGGCGAGCCTTGCAGACATGGCCGCGGTGTTCGGTCCCGACCGTCCTGCGGCAGTGGCGCGAGAGCTGACCAAGCGTTTCGAGGAGATCGTGCAGGCGTCGCTGGGCGAGTTGGTGGGGTGGATCGATGGCGACGCGAACCGCAGGCGCGGCGAGTTCGTGGTCATGGTAGGCGGGGCGCCGTCAGTTCCTGAGTCTACGGAATCACGGGTGGCCGCTGCTACGGTCATACGCGTCCTCGCCGAGGCGCTACCGGCGCGCCAGGCCGCCGATCTGGCCGCGAGCATTACCGGGGGGGCGCGCCAGGCACTCTACCGCGAGGCACAGAAGATACGTCGGCAGCGCCAAGACGATGAGGCGCAGGATGCGCCCTGA
- a CDS encoding penicillin-binding protein activator, protein MTPSVTIRLSLAMCATLLLAACATQPVTPSAPWAQQAQTQAQAGHPAAAAAIYLRAAPSLPSPQREQIMLKAAALLLQAQQPEQARTVIEHINPQDLSSDDTGRRAGLAAQVALAEHQPAQALAALPTSTTGLSNPVAAELLELRAQAERLNDNPLGAVEARIARAPLLAETSALDANRKSLWELLSQASPQQTRQWLQQATTPPLKGWLALALIAKSTPPQPAALAAALANWQQQYNLPDATPIIEALKAQWQAMQVYPPRIAILLPLTGRFAPVSTAILDGLLTAYYRHPSQPDAQPITLRFYDTSAHPQNIPALYARAVRDGAQYVIGPLDRNAVTELAQSGAVSVPTLALNHAADGTQIPAKLYQFGLIPESEAAQAAERASLDGYSRAVALTPNSDWGKRVAAAFSNRFTQLGGQVLATGRYDPTASDFTPAIVNSLNIDYSDARRRAVAATIGQSVEFEARRRQDVDMIFIVGDPRQARLLIPQIRFHHGIGLPIYSISTAYSGTHDPRADHDLNGMIFDDAPLLLDAQGPAAAARDAMHTNFPDASRRYPRLIALGEDAFDVLPYLGRLASEDWARFPGLSGSLKMTPGNVLVRQLEWAQFDNGLPVPFGQVGTSNTVPTATPAQQNADTPP, encoded by the coding sequence ATGACGCCAAGCGTCACCATCCGACTCAGTCTCGCCATGTGCGCCACACTGCTGCTGGCTGCCTGTGCGACGCAGCCTGTCACGCCCTCGGCACCCTGGGCGCAGCAGGCCCAGACACAGGCACAAGCCGGCCACCCGGCCGCCGCGGCCGCCATCTATCTCCGGGCCGCGCCCTCGCTCCCCTCACCGCAACGTGAACAGATCATGCTCAAGGCGGCCGCACTGCTGCTTCAGGCGCAGCAGCCCGAACAGGCGCGCACCGTGATCGAACACATCAATCCGCAAGACCTCAGCTCCGATGACACCGGGCGACGCGCAGGGCTTGCCGCACAAGTCGCGCTTGCGGAACACCAGCCGGCACAGGCCCTAGCCGCATTGCCAACCAGCACAACCGGCCTGTCCAATCCCGTCGCCGCGGAGTTGCTAGAGCTGCGTGCACAGGCCGAACGACTGAACGACAATCCGCTCGGCGCCGTAGAGGCCCGGATCGCCCGCGCACCGCTGCTAGCCGAAACCAGCGCACTGGACGCCAACCGCAAGTCCCTGTGGGAGCTACTCAGCCAGGCAAGCCCGCAACAAACGCGGCAATGGCTGCAGCAGGCAACCACGCCTCCACTCAAGGGTTGGCTGGCGCTGGCCCTGATCGCCAAGTCTACACCGCCGCAACCCGCCGCCCTCGCCGCCGCGCTGGCCAACTGGCAACAACAGTACAATCTGCCCGACGCCACGCCCATCATCGAGGCGCTCAAGGCACAGTGGCAGGCGATGCAGGTCTATCCGCCGCGCATCGCCATACTGCTGCCGCTCACCGGACGCTTCGCCCCGGTCTCCACGGCGATCCTCGACGGCCTTCTCACCGCCTATTACCGGCATCCCAGTCAGCCTGATGCGCAACCGATCACCCTGCGCTTCTACGATACCTCCGCGCATCCGCAAAATATCCCGGCACTGTATGCCCGCGCCGTGCGCGACGGGGCGCAGTACGTCATCGGCCCTCTCGACCGCAATGCAGTGACCGAGCTCGCGCAAAGTGGGGCCGTCAGCGTACCCACCCTGGCGCTGAACCATGCTGCCGACGGTACGCAGATCCCCGCAAAGCTCTACCAGTTCGGCCTCATCCCGGAAAGTGAGGCGGCACAGGCCGCGGAACGCGCCAGCCTGGATGGGTACAGCCGGGCCGTCGCGCTCACCCCGAACAGTGACTGGGGCAAGCGTGTGGCCGCGGCATTCTCGAACCGCTTCACGCAACTCGGCGGACAGGTGCTGGCAACCGGCCGCTACGATCCCACGGCCTCGGACTTCACGCCGGCCATCGTCAACAGCCTGAATATCGACTACAGCGACGCCAGACGCCGGGCCGTTGCCGCCACCATCGGACAGTCCGTCGAATTCGAGGCACGTCGGCGCCAGGACGTGGACATGATCTTCATCGTCGGCGACCCAAGACAGGCACGGCTACTGATCCCGCAAATCCGATTCCACCATGGTATCGGGCTGCCCATCTACTCGATCTCCACGGCCTACAGCGGCACCCATGACCCACGTGCCGACCACGACCTCAATGGAATGATCTTCGACGACGCCCCGTTGCTGCTGGACGCTCAAGGGCCGGCCGCCGCAGCACGGGATGCCATGCACACGAATTTCCCCGACGCCAGCCGACGTTACCCGCGCCTGATCGCCCTCGGCGAGGATGCCTTCGACGTTCTGCCGTACCTCGGCCGTCTTGCGTCGGAGGACTGGGCGCGCTTCCCCGGACTTTCCGGCAGTTTGAAAATGACGCCCGGCAACGTGCTCGTGCGCCAACTCGAATGGGCTCAATTTGATAACGGCCTCCCGGTACCCTTCGGACAGGTCGGCACGTCCAACACGGTGCCCACTGCCACGCCTGCGCAGCAGAATGCCGACACGCCCCCGTAG
- a CDS encoding YraN family protein — MPTRPRSGEDFERQACAYLTDRGLRLRKRNYRCRNGEIDLVMLDGQTLVFVEVRYRNNARFGGAAASVDAGKRRRLTVAALHYLQRHAHDAPARFDVVAMGPGERIEWIKDAFPAQDH, encoded by the coding sequence ATGCCGACACGCCCCCGTAGCGGCGAGGATTTCGAACGCCAGGCCTGTGCCTATCTGACCGATAGGGGTCTACGCCTACGCAAACGCAACTACCGTTGCCGCAATGGCGAGATCGACTTGGTCATGCTCGATGGGCAAACTCTGGTTTTCGTCGAAGTGCGCTATCGCAACAATGCACGATTCGGCGGAGCCGCAGCCAGCGTCGATGCCGGCAAACGCAGGCGGCTAACCGTTGCAGCATTACATTATTTGCAGCGACACGCACACGACGCCCCCGCGCGTTTCGATGTCGTCGCGATGGGGCCAGGCGAACGAATCGAATGGATCAAGGACGCCTTCCCCGCACAGGATCACTGA